Genomic window (Cherax quadricarinatus isolate ZL_2023a unplaced genomic scaffold, ASM3850222v1 Contig366, whole genome shotgun sequence):
tgtatgtactctcatatgccTCAAAAGATGActtttttgattaaaacatttcagacactctgaacattgatatggtttatctcctgtatgtactctcgtATGTTTCACAAGACTGTTTTTTCggctaaaacatttcagacactctgaacattgatatggtttatctcctgtatgtactctcatatgtgtcacaagactgcttTTTATACTAAAACATGTCAGACACcatgaacattgatatggtttatctcctgtatgtactctcatatgtgtcacaagactgcttttttcactaaaacatttcagacactctgaacattgatatggtttatctcctgtatgtactctcatatgtgtcacaagattgCTTTTTTTACTAAAACATTTCAggcactctgaacattgatatggtttatctcctgtatgttctcttatatgtgtcacaagattgcttttttcactaaaacatttcagacaccatgaacattgatatggtttatctcctgtatgtactctcatatgtgtcacaagactgctttttacactaaaacatttcagacactctgaacattgatatggtttatctcctgtatgtactctcatatgtttcacaagactgcctttttcactaaaacatttcagacactctgaacattgatatggtttatctcctgtatgtactctcatatgtttcACAATACTGCTTTTTATActgaaacatttcagacactctgaacattgatatggtttatctcctgtatgtactctcatatgtgtcacaagactgtattttacactaaaacatttcatacactctgaacattgatatggtttatctcctgtatgtactctcatatgtgtcacaagactgcctttttcactaaaacatttcagacactctgaacattgatatggtttatctcctgtatgtactctcatatgtttcacaagactgctttttacactaaaacatttcagacactctgaacattgatatggtttatctcctgtatgtactctcatatgtgtcacaagactgcctttttcactaaaacatttaaga
Coding sequences:
- the LOC138851338 gene encoding zinc finger protein 268-like, whose amino-acid sequence is MEKRKEHKPYQCSECLKCLSRKINLMTHMRIHTGDKPYQCSECLKCFCIKSSLVKHMRVHTGDKPYQCSECLKCFTAKSGLVTHMKVHTGDKPYQCSECLKCFSVKIYLMRHMKVHTGDKPYQCSECLKCFSIKSSLVTHMKVHTGDKPYECSECLKCFSEKGSLVTHMRVHTGDKPYQCSECLKCFSVKSSLVKHMRVHTGDKPYQCSECLKCFSEKGSLVTHMRVHTGDKPYQCSECMKCFSVKYSLVTHMRVHTGDKPYQCSECLKCFSIKSSIVKHMRVHTGDKPYQCSECLKCFSEKGSLVKHMRVHTGDKPYQCSECLKCFSVKSSLVTHMRVHTGDKPYQCSWCLKCFSEKSNLVTHIREHTGDKPYQCSECLKCFSKKSNLVTHMRVHTGDKPYQCSECLKCFSEKSSLVTHMRVHTGDKPYQCSWCLTCFSIKSSLVTHMRVHTGDKPYQCSECLKCFSRKNSLVKHTRVHTGDKPYQCSECLKCFNQKSHLLRHMRVHTGDKPYQCSECLKCFSVKIYLMRHMRVHTGDKPYQCSECLKCFSQKGSLVTHTRVHTGDKPYQCSECLKCFSQKGSLVAHMRVHT